From a region of the Citricoccus muralis genome:
- the cydC gene encoding thiol reductant ABC exporter subunit CydC gives MRPELPTSRTGRAALALLALLAGVKAAGWILLATALARGITWLAERLPAPESSDLLGLLFAPDPASYDPLAHGLLSDAAGTTLAQVMTLGLAGVLARAAATWGQQVFSRRAALGAKEELRHRMVTHRLASAGAGADRAGEDSVLASSGLDGLDKYFTQYLPALLTAAVMPLVLGVWILTHDWISAVVLVLTIPLIPVFMVLIGRYTEDRVQQAAEGLDRLSHHVLELARGLPVLVGLRRAGTQRQALAGVSDRYRATTMTTLKTAFMSGFALELISTLSVAVVAVFIGVRLVYGELDLYTGLLVLTLAPEVYLPFRDIGAAHHASEDGVEALRRARADLDRPVPASLSDVLSRDVAPAGVPVVEPATGQGAGPAADPAAHPGEDRLVLRDLGIAYRDPDGGTFPAVVGHLDLDLAPGDLAVLGGPSGTGKTTVLSALAGVLRGGEAEFTGTAAGLAGRRMAWLGQHPAFSEPTVGAELALYALASAGPDGTPGRGGDDGLLVAEALAACGLDGFAPRHPDELSPGERRRLGLARVLVRLMAAPAVDSAAWLIVLDEPTAHLDTENAQRIRAILAALRSGRLPGGRAVEAILLVASHDRDLQALADKVIGAPTGGPQRPPASQEPHLPPHHQQPPVAAWSATPDSDHGGATVTAAEVGTPTAVESPGVPGADPRTGTNSWRRWRGWLRLLPLTERTFIAGVAWATAATLAAALLSALSGWLIVQAAYQPPVLYLLSVIVLVRFFGIGRALFRYLERLDTHDAVLAWANRIRLRLWDALGSQATQWGRLTRSGGALSVLVADVDELRDAMPRVVVPVPAAIISWLITVLIVVLMAPAAWWPAVVAGLAGLVLVPLVVGLADRQTTRALTDHRTGLLQRTTALFAAAPDLAGNGAAALAADRFGVADRAADRPLKRNAAAAGLGQALASLLSGWAAVQTLVLCVQNGVTAPVTAMVVFLLLALAEPLGLYSTACQEAAILSRQLAKTAPLLTAGNDSGTASGTASGTTSGTAPEIVSQPDAESDSESESGAVTDPDADPVAEPVAVTGIELSAAAVRYPGTGTDVFQDLDLTVRRGQLAVVTGPSGSGKSTLLAVLLGFLRPRRGRYVLETAGGPVGSPDAVLSAVAWCPQDAYLFDSTLRSNLNLARDPDDRPSDGELVSVLQLVGLGDWLDATPSGLDTRVGPSGHFLSGGQRQRVAVARALMARADVVLLDEPTAHLGADEAADLVADLRAALADRTAVMVTHDRRFAGSGQVHLDLDGAGAVSPR, from the coding sequence GTGAGACCCGAACTGCCCACCTCCAGGACCGGCCGGGCCGCCCTGGCCCTGCTGGCCCTGCTCGCCGGGGTCAAGGCCGCCGGCTGGATCCTGCTCGCCACCGCCCTGGCCCGGGGCATCACCTGGCTGGCCGAGCGACTGCCCGCTCCGGAGAGCAGCGACCTCCTCGGCCTGCTCTTCGCACCGGACCCGGCGTCCTACGACCCGCTCGCCCACGGGCTGCTCTCGGACGCAGCCGGCACCACCCTCGCCCAGGTCATGACCCTGGGTCTGGCCGGTGTCCTTGCCCGGGCCGCAGCCACGTGGGGACAACAGGTGTTCTCCCGGCGTGCGGCCCTGGGCGCCAAGGAGGAGCTGCGCCACCGGATGGTCACCCACCGCCTGGCCTCTGCCGGTGCCGGGGCGGACCGGGCAGGTGAGGACTCCGTGCTCGCCTCCTCCGGCCTGGACGGGCTCGACAAGTACTTCACCCAGTACCTGCCCGCCCTGCTGACCGCCGCGGTCATGCCGCTCGTCCTCGGGGTGTGGATCCTCACCCACGACTGGATCTCGGCCGTGGTGCTGGTGTTGACGATCCCGCTCATCCCCGTGTTCATGGTCCTGATCGGGCGGTACACCGAGGATCGTGTCCAGCAGGCTGCCGAGGGACTGGACCGGCTGTCCCACCACGTGCTGGAACTGGCGCGGGGCCTGCCCGTCCTGGTCGGACTCCGCCGGGCCGGAACGCAGCGTCAGGCGCTGGCGGGGGTCTCGGACCGCTACCGGGCCACCACCATGACCACCCTGAAGACGGCCTTCATGTCCGGGTTCGCCCTCGAGCTGATCAGCACCCTGTCCGTGGCCGTGGTCGCCGTCTTCATCGGAGTGCGGTTGGTCTACGGGGAGCTCGACCTCTACACCGGGCTGCTCGTGCTCACCCTCGCCCCCGAGGTCTACCTGCCCTTCCGGGACATCGGCGCCGCCCACCACGCCTCCGAGGATGGAGTGGAGGCCCTGCGCCGCGCCCGCGCCGACCTCGATCGTCCCGTCCCGGCTTCGCTCTCGGACGTCCTCAGCAGGGACGTCGCGCCGGCCGGAGTGCCGGTCGTTGAACCAGCCACCGGCCAGGGTGCGGGCCCGGCCGCAGACCCGGCTGCCCACCCGGGGGAGGACCGGCTGGTACTCCGAGATCTCGGCATCGCCTATCGGGACCCCGACGGCGGGACGTTCCCGGCCGTCGTCGGGCACCTGGACCTTGACCTGGCCCCCGGTGACCTGGCCGTCCTCGGCGGACCCAGCGGGACGGGCAAGACGACGGTCCTGTCCGCCCTCGCCGGGGTGCTACGGGGCGGCGAGGCCGAGTTCACCGGCACGGCCGCGGGGCTGGCCGGCCGGCGCATGGCCTGGCTCGGCCAGCACCCCGCATTCAGCGAACCGACGGTCGGCGCCGAGCTGGCGCTGTACGCCCTGGCGTCCGCGGGTCCGGACGGCACCCCGGGCCGGGGCGGCGACGACGGCCTCCTGGTGGCCGAGGCGCTCGCCGCCTGCGGCCTCGACGGGTTCGCACCCCGCCACCCGGACGAGCTCAGTCCCGGGGAACGACGCCGGCTCGGCCTGGCACGCGTGCTGGTCCGCCTGATGGCGGCTCCTGCCGTGGACTCCGCCGCCTGGCTGATCGTCCTGGACGAGCCGACGGCCCACCTCGATACCGAGAACGCGCAACGGATCCGCGCCATCCTGGCCGCGCTGCGCTCCGGGCGCCTGCCGGGCGGCCGTGCCGTGGAGGCCATCCTGCTGGTGGCCTCGCATGACCGTGACCTGCAGGCGCTCGCGGACAAGGTCATCGGGGCGCCGACGGGGGGACCGCAGAGGCCCCCGGCATCGCAGGAGCCGCACCTGCCGCCGCATCATCAGCAGCCGCCGGTCGCGGCCTGGAGCGCGACGCCGGACTCGGACCACGGCGGCGCCACCGTCACCGCAGCCGAAGTGGGGACCCCGACCGCGGTCGAGTCGCCGGGCGTGCCCGGTGCCGACCCGCGGACGGGGACCAACTCCTGGCGGCGCTGGCGCGGCTGGCTCCGGCTCTTGCCGCTGACAGAGCGGACGTTCATCGCAGGCGTGGCCTGGGCGACGGCAGCCACGCTGGCCGCCGCGCTGTTGTCCGCTCTCTCCGGGTGGCTGATCGTGCAGGCGGCCTACCAGCCTCCCGTGCTCTACCTGCTCTCGGTGATTGTGCTGGTGCGGTTCTTCGGCATCGGCCGCGCCCTGTTCCGCTACCTCGAACGGCTGGACACCCATGACGCGGTGCTGGCCTGGGCGAACCGGATCCGGCTGCGACTGTGGGACGCCCTCGGCTCGCAGGCGACCCAGTGGGGCCGGCTGACCCGTTCCGGCGGGGCGCTGTCCGTGCTGGTGGCGGACGTGGACGAGCTGCGCGATGCGATGCCGCGCGTGGTCGTCCCGGTTCCGGCCGCCATCATCAGTTGGCTGATCACCGTCCTCATCGTGGTCCTGATGGCCCCGGCGGCCTGGTGGCCCGCGGTGGTCGCCGGGCTGGCCGGACTCGTCCTGGTGCCGCTCGTGGTGGGGCTGGCCGATCGGCAGACCACCCGCGCCCTGACGGACCACCGGACCGGGCTGCTGCAGCGCACCACCGCCCTGTTCGCGGCGGCCCCGGACCTGGCCGGCAACGGCGCGGCAGCCCTCGCCGCGGATCGGTTCGGCGTGGCGGACCGCGCCGCGGACCGTCCCCTGAAGCGCAATGCGGCGGCCGCCGGACTCGGGCAGGCCCTCGCCTCCCTGCTCTCCGGCTGGGCGGCAGTGCAGACCCTGGTGCTCTGCGTCCAGAACGGCGTGACCGCACCCGTCACCGCCATGGTCGTGTTCCTGCTGCTGGCCCTGGCCGAGCCCCTGGGCCTGTACAGCACGGCCTGCCAGGAGGCGGCGATCCTGTCCCGGCAGCTGGCCAAGACCGCACCTCTGCTCACCGCGGGGAACGACTCGGGCACTGCCTCGGGCACTGCCTCGGGCACTACCTCGGGCACCGCCCCGGAGATCGTCAGCCAACCTGACGCCGAGTCCGATTCCGAATCTGAGTCCGGGGCCGTCACCGACCCCGACGCCGACCCAGTTGCCGAACCGGTTGCCGTCACCGGGATCGAGCTCTCGGCGGCCGCCGTACGTTACCCCGGGACGGGGACGGACGTGTTCCAGGACCTGGACCTGACGGTCCGCCGCGGCCAGCTCGCAGTTGTCACCGGACCTTCGGGCTCCGGGAAGTCGACACTGCTGGCGGTCCTGCTCGGCTTCCTGCGGCCACGGCGGGGCCGGTACGTCCTGGAGACCGCCGGTGGCCCGGTGGGCTCGCCAGACGCCGTCCTGAGCGCCGTGGCCTGGTGTCCGCAGGACGCCTACCTGTTCGACTCCACGCTGCGCTCCAACCTGAACCTGGCCCGGGATCCGGACGATCGTCCCTCGGACGGTGAGCTCGTCTCGGTCCTGCAACTCGTGGGCCTGGGGGACTGGTTGGACGCCACCCCGAGCGGCCTGGACACGAGGGTAGGGCCCTCCGGACACTTCCTCTCCGGCGGCCAGCGCCAGCGGGTGGCCGTCGCCCGGGCGCTGATGGCCCGGGCCGACGTCGTGCTCCTGGACGAACCGACGGCCCATCTGGGGGCCGACGAGGCAGCCGACCTGGTGGCGGACCTGCGCGCCGCCCTGGCGGACCGCACAGCGGTGATGGTGACCCATGACCGCCGGTTCGCCGGCTCCGGCCAGGTGCACCTGGACCTGGACGGAGCCGGAGCGGTCAGTCCCCGGTGA
- the cydB gene encoding cytochrome d ubiquinol oxidase subunit II, producing MEFLPTFWFILVAVLWVGYLFLDGFDLGVGMLMRGWARNESQRRVILNTIGPVWDGNEVWLVTAAGATFAAFPLWYAALFAGLYIPLTITLLALILRAVSIEYRGKALTARNRDRWDWCMAGGSAVAAFSIGLMLAVSTTGLPLNANGDRVGGPFAWLSWEGVVGGLAVVGFSLAMGWAYLGLKTDGAPREAAHRHLTRWLPLYLLPMGAWGVAVVSRQDSLIPWILLALALAAALGALMAAQLRREGWTFIALGASLLTGAAGIFLAVFPVVLPSTIDPAFNLTAMNASSSEYTLNFMAWVAVIMVPIILAYSAFVYWVFRQRLHETHIPESHVVTPV from the coding sequence ATCGAGTTCCTTCCCACCTTCTGGTTCATCCTGGTGGCCGTGCTCTGGGTGGGCTACCTCTTCCTCGACGGCTTCGACCTCGGCGTCGGCATGCTGATGAGGGGCTGGGCCCGCAATGAGAGCCAGCGCCGCGTCATCCTCAACACCATCGGCCCCGTCTGGGACGGCAACGAGGTCTGGCTGGTCACCGCGGCGGGTGCCACGTTCGCCGCCTTCCCGCTCTGGTACGCGGCCCTGTTCGCCGGCCTGTACATCCCCCTGACGATCACCCTGCTGGCCCTGATCCTCCGGGCCGTCTCCATCGAATACCGCGGCAAGGCCCTGACCGCCCGGAACCGGGACCGGTGGGACTGGTGCATGGCTGGCGGCTCCGCCGTGGCCGCCTTCAGCATCGGGCTGATGCTGGCCGTGTCCACCACCGGCCTGCCGCTGAACGCCAACGGCGACCGAGTGGGCGGACCGTTCGCCTGGTTGTCCTGGGAGGGGGTGGTCGGTGGCCTGGCCGTCGTCGGGTTCTCGCTCGCCATGGGCTGGGCCTATCTCGGCCTGAAGACCGACGGCGCCCCGCGGGAGGCTGCGCACCGCCACCTCACCCGCTGGCTGCCCCTCTACCTGCTGCCGATGGGGGCGTGGGGCGTCGCGGTGGTCTCACGCCAGGACAGTCTCATCCCGTGGATCCTGCTGGCCCTGGCCTTGGCCGCCGCGCTGGGAGCCCTGATGGCGGCCCAGCTCCGCCGCGAGGGCTGGACCTTCATTGCCCTGGGCGCCTCCCTGCTGACCGGCGCCGCGGGCATCTTCCTGGCGGTGTTCCCCGTGGTGCTGCCCTCCACCATCGATCCGGCCTTCAACCTCACGGCCATGAACGCCTCCTCCTCGGAGTACACGCTGAACTTCATGGCCTGGGTCGCCGTAATCATGGTGCCGATCATCCTGGCCTACTCGGCCTTCGTGTACTGGGTCTTCCGGCAGCGGTTGCACGAGACGCACATCCCGGAGTCGCACGTGGTGACACCGGTGTGA
- a CDS encoding cytochrome ubiquinol oxidase subunit I, with translation MDPLDIARWQFGITTVYHFMMVPLTIGLGLVVATLQTMWHRTGREHYLRMTKFWGKLFLINFIMGVATGLVQEFQFGMAWSEYSRFVGDVFGAPLALEALVAFFLESVFLGLWIFGWQRLPKRVHLASIWCAVIGTVFSAYFILAANAWMQHPVGVEMVDGRPVMNDIWAVLTNNTLLVHFPHTLAGALSVAGGFLLGIAWFHLWKRRRDGIDTVAADGTVVVGTTGSKGRDETDYRVWYSSLRWGAWIALVAFLGTAFSGHAQAQLMIQQQPLKMAAAEAACHDGTAFSVLSVADLRSDGATDCDDVVGVFEVPGLLSFLAHNNFTTDVPGVNTLIPQYQEDYGTHLPDDPMYGERAGQEIDYLPVMEVTYWGFRIMITFGGLAALAAAIALWLTRKGTVPASKPLMRLAVAGILAPFGANAAGWIFTEMGRQPFVVAPNPDPTGIDQVWMYTAAAVSPGVSAAELLFSLILLTTIYAVLLVVEVVLLTRYVKGGVPAGMPELTQDEHDDDGGGAGKDGTVDSDVLAFAY, from the coding sequence ATGGATCCCCTGGACATTGCCCGGTGGCAGTTCGGCATCACCACCGTGTATCACTTCATGATGGTCCCGCTGACCATCGGGCTGGGCCTGGTGGTGGCCACCCTGCAGACCATGTGGCACCGCACCGGCCGGGAGCACTACCTGCGGATGACGAAGTTCTGGGGGAAGCTCTTCCTCATCAACTTCATCATGGGCGTGGCCACCGGACTGGTGCAGGAGTTTCAGTTCGGGATGGCCTGGTCCGAGTACTCCCGCTTCGTCGGAGATGTGTTCGGGGCCCCGTTGGCGCTGGAGGCGCTCGTGGCGTTCTTCCTGGAGTCAGTGTTCCTCGGTCTCTGGATCTTCGGCTGGCAGCGGTTGCCGAAGCGGGTGCACCTGGCCTCGATCTGGTGCGCCGTCATCGGCACCGTGTTCTCGGCCTACTTCATCCTGGCCGCCAATGCGTGGATGCAGCATCCGGTCGGGGTCGAGATGGTGGACGGCCGCCCCGTGATGAACGACATCTGGGCCGTGCTGACCAACAACACCCTGCTCGTGCACTTCCCGCACACCCTGGCCGGCGCCCTCTCGGTGGCCGGCGGTTTCCTGCTCGGCATCGCGTGGTTCCACCTGTGGAAGCGGCGCCGGGACGGCATCGACACCGTGGCCGCGGACGGCACCGTGGTGGTGGGCACCACCGGCTCCAAGGGCCGGGATGAAACCGACTACCGGGTCTGGTACTCCTCCTTGCGGTGGGGTGCCTGGATCGCGCTCGTGGCCTTCCTCGGCACCGCCTTCAGCGGTCACGCCCAGGCGCAGCTGATGATCCAGCAGCAGCCGCTGAAGATGGCGGCCGCCGAGGCGGCCTGCCATGACGGGACGGCGTTCTCCGTGCTCTCCGTGGCCGACCTGCGTAGCGACGGGGCCACCGACTGCGACGACGTCGTGGGCGTCTTCGAGGTCCCCGGCCTGCTGTCCTTCCTGGCCCACAACAACTTCACCACCGACGTTCCCGGTGTGAACACGCTCATCCCGCAGTACCAGGAGGACTACGGCACCCATCTGCCGGACGATCCGATGTACGGCGAGCGAGCCGGCCAGGAGATCGATTACCTGCCGGTCATGGAGGTCACCTACTGGGGCTTCCGCATCATGATCACCTTCGGTGGTCTCGCGGCTCTGGCAGCGGCGATCGCACTCTGGTTGACGCGGAAGGGGACCGTGCCGGCGTCCAAGCCGCTGATGCGGCTGGCCGTGGCCGGCATCCTGGCTCCGTTCGGCGCCAATGCGGCCGGGTGGATCTTCACCGAGATGGGACGTCAGCCATTCGTGGTGGCCCCGAACCCCGACCCGACGGGAATCGACCAGGTCTGGATGTACACGGCCGCGGCTGTGTCCCCGGGGGTCAGCGCGGCGGAGCTGTTGTTCTCGCTCATCCTTCTCACCACCATCTACGCGGTGCTCCTGGTCGTGGAGGTCGTCCTGCTCACCCGCTACGTCAAGGGCGGGGTGCCGGCCGGCATGCCCGAACTCACGCAGGACGAGCACGATGACGACGGCGGCGGCGCGGGGAAGGACGGCACCGTTGACTCCGATGTCCTCGCCTTCGCGTACTGA
- a CDS encoding BlaI/MecI/CopY family transcriptional regulator, whose protein sequence is MALGDLERSVMDLLWDRPGAHTANDVRDALAGDLAVTTVLTVLSRLEKKGLVHRDGGRRPHRYAAASSREDHTVGLLNEVLGSVPDREAVLARFIGGIGPDEAAAVRRLLES, encoded by the coding sequence GTGGCACTGGGAGATTTGGAACGGTCCGTGATGGACCTGCTGTGGGACCGGCCGGGAGCCCATACGGCCAATGACGTGCGCGACGCCCTGGCCGGGGACCTCGCCGTCACGACCGTGCTCACCGTGCTGTCACGCCTGGAGAAGAAGGGCCTGGTCCACCGCGACGGCGGGCGCCGGCCCCATCGCTATGCCGCCGCCTCGTCCCGTGAGGACCACACCGTCGGCCTGCTCAACGAGGTACTCGGCTCCGTGCCGGACCGCGAGGCAGTCCTCGCCCGCTTCATCGGTGGCATCGGCCCCGATGAGGCCGCAGCCGTGCGTCGGCTTCTGGAATCCTGA
- a CDS encoding M56 family metallopeptidase — protein MLLAALAVILAWPAPVLLSRARWVRRAPAAAMALWQSVALAGGLSLIGFPLLWGLTPFGDTVVEAAPAFIRALVEGSWIPLLAHDPWLPTRIAAATLALMLFAHLVLTLAVTAVRTVANRRRHRQMVELLAAPPSERSRLAEGISGTPTRVLPHDVPLAYCLPGLTGSLTVLSRGLLDQLSEPEVAAVVAHERAHLRQRHDLLRLAFEAWHRAVAWLPTTAMAQRAVAGLTEMMADDAALAVHDRRDLVRAIVLTGEAGAPTSPAPAPSRVENVQGDGSVPLTLRLYRLLSPADPLPVAVRLVVVLAALCLAVFPLVLLL, from the coding sequence ATGCTGCTCGCCGCGCTGGCCGTGATCCTGGCCTGGCCGGCCCCGGTCCTGCTCAGCCGCGCGCGCTGGGTCCGCAGGGCTCCCGCTGCCGCCATGGCGCTCTGGCAGTCCGTCGCCCTCGCCGGCGGCCTGTCCCTGATCGGCTTCCCCCTCCTGTGGGGACTCACCCCCTTCGGGGACACCGTGGTCGAGGCGGCCCCCGCGTTCATCCGGGCCCTCGTGGAGGGTTCCTGGATCCCCCTGCTTGCGCACGACCCGTGGCTGCCCACCCGCATCGCCGCCGCCACCCTCGCCCTGATGCTCTTCGCCCACCTCGTACTCACCCTGGCCGTCACCGCCGTGAGGACCGTGGCCAACCGACGCCGCCACCGTCAGATGGTCGAACTCCTGGCGGCGCCGCCGTCGGAACGCAGCCGCCTGGCGGAGGGCATCTCCGGGACCCCCACGCGGGTGCTGCCCCACGATGTCCCACTGGCCTACTGCCTGCCCGGCCTGACCGGTTCCCTCACCGTCCTGTCCCGCGGCCTGCTGGACCAATTGTCCGAACCGGAAGTGGCCGCCGTCGTGGCTCATGAGCGGGCGCACCTTCGCCAACGGCACGACCTGCTCCGACTGGCCTTCGAGGCCTGGCACCGCGCCGTGGCCTGGCTGCCCACCACGGCGATGGCCCAACGGGCCGTGGCCGGCCTCACCGAGATGATGGCGGACGACGCCGCGCTCGCCGTCCACGATCGCCGAGACCTGGTGCGGGCCATCGTGCTCACCGGTGAGGCCGGGGCACCGACGTCACCGGCACCGGCCCCGTCACGGGTGGAGAACGTCCAGGGTGATGGGTCCGTCCCCCTGACCCTGCGCCTGTACCGCCTACTGTCCCCCGCCGACCCCCTGCCGGTGGCAGTGCGCCTCGTGGTCGTCCTGGCAGCGTTGTGCCTGGCCGTCTTCCCGCTCGTGCTGCTGCTGTAG